A part of Lepisosteus oculatus isolate fLepOcu1 chromosome 16, fLepOcu1.hap2, whole genome shotgun sequence genomic DNA contains:
- the cebpb gene encoding CCAAT/enhancer-binding protein beta, with protein sequence MAVAGFYDGDYLAFRGVDSSSSNNNHHSSSTGCKQSIGGSMTELGIAEHEKAIDFSIYLDPALPFQQQQQQIPVETLDQHHGGDIFSTFLAEDSKNKRAATLQNYRNYLSLSARGANQGDSPRPSNLLGFPELLETRVDTVFSPQLLGGYIKQELKEDLRMDRGSPSYEMRSYLQYQSAPSGSIGNLSTASSSCSSPPGTPAPPGAGGSPSHGKMSSGSKGKKRLEKDSEEYRQRRERNNIAVRKSRDKAKQRNMETQHKVLELAAENERLQKRVEHLSRELATLRNLLSATGQC encoded by the coding sequence ATGGCAGTGGCGGGCTTTTACGACGGGGATTACCTTGCGTTCCGAGGTGttgacagcagcagcagcaacaacaaccaCCACAGCAGCAGCACAGGCTGCAAGCAGTCCATCGGCGGTTCGATGACGGAGCTGGGCATCGCCGAGCACGAGAAAGCCATCGACTTCAGCATCTACCTGGACCCCGCCTTGcccttccagcagcagcagcagcagatccCGGTCGAAACCCTGGATCAGCACCACGGCGGGGACATCTTCTCCACTTTTCTTGCCGAAGACAGCAAGAACAAGCGTGCCGCCACCTTGCAGAACTACAGAAACTACTTGTCATTGAGCGCTCGGGGTGCCAATCAGGGCGACAGCCCGAGACCGTCGAACTTGCTGGGCTTCCCCGAGTTACTGGAGACGCGAGTGGACACCGTGTTTAGCCCGCAGCTGCTGGGCGGCTATATCAAGCAGGAGCTAAAGGAAGATTTAAGAATGGACAGGGGCTCTCCCAGTTACGAGATGAGGTCTTATCTACAGTACCAGTCGGCTCCCAGCGGCAGCATCGGGAACCTCTCCaccgcctcctcctcctgctccagcCCGCCGGGCACCCCCGCCCCGCCAGGTGCTGGGGGGTCGCCGTCCCACGGGAAGATGTCCTCGGGCAGCAAGGGCAAGAAGAGGCTGGAGAAGGACAGTGAGGAGTACCGGCAGCGGCGGGAGAGGAACAACATCGCGGTGCGGAAGAGCAGGGACAAAGCCAAGCAGCGCAACATGGAGACCCAGCACAAAGTACTGGAGCTGGCGGCGGAGAACGAGCGCTTGCAGAAGCGAGTGGAGCACCTGTCCCGGGAGCTGGCCACCCTGAGGAACTTGTTGTCGGCGACCGGACAGTGCTAG
- the peds1 gene encoding plasmanylethanolamine desaturase 1, translated as MARAGSGDGLQSNGIQEDPEPRGPGRGECRWGPQHAGARELAELYSPGKRCQEWISVVLCFSLMAFNFCHLLANFHLGHTSLILLGIVAGILTADFASGLVHWGADTWGSVDLPIFGKAFIRPFREHHIDPTAITRHDFIETNGDNCMLTLVPLANMAYKFVTLPPAELYRSYPWDCYVFALAIFVTMTNQIHKWSHSYFGLPRWVTLLQDLHVILPRKHHRIHHVSPHETYFCITTGWLNYPLERLGFWRALEDLIQGLTGEKPRADDMKWAQKTK; from the exons ATGGCGAGAGCAGGGAGCGGAGACGGGTTACAGAGTAATGGGATCCAAGAAGACCCTGAGCCGCGGGGACCGGGCAGGGGAGAATGTCGGTGGGGCCCGCAGCATGCAGGTGCCCGGGAGCTGGCGGAGCTGTACTCTCCAG GCAAGCGGTGTCAGGAGTGGATCAGCGTCGTCCTCTGCTTCTCTCTCATGGCCTTCAATTTCTGCCACCTCCTTGCCAACTTCCACCTGGGGCACACCTCTCTCATCCTGCTGGGAATAG TTGCAGGAATTCTGACAGCTGACTTTGCCTCTGGTCTGGTGCACTGGGGGGCCGACACCTGGGGGTCTGTGGACTTGCCGATATTTGGAAAG GCTTTCATCCGGCCTTTCCGGGAGCACCACATCGACCCCACCGCCATCACACGCCACGACTTCATCGAGACCAACGGTGACAACTGCATGCTGACCCTGGTGCCGCTGGCCAACATGGCCTACAAGTTCGTCACCCTGCCCCCAG CGGAACTGTACCGCAGCTACCCCTGGGACTGCTACGTGTTTGCCCTGGCCATCTTCGTCACCATGACCAACCAGATCCACAAGTGGTCGCACTCGTACTTCGGCCTGCCGCGCTGGGTCACCCTGCTGCAGGACCTGCACGTCATCCTGCCCCGCAAGCACCACCGCATCCACCACGTCTCCCCGCACGAGACCTACTTCTGCATCACCACAG GCTGGCTGAATTATCCCCTGGAGAGGCTGGGATTTTGGCGGGCGCTGGAAGACTTGATCCAGGGGCTGACCGGAGAGAAGCCGCGGGCTGACGACATGAAGTGGGCTCAGAAAACCAAGTAA